The Waddliaceae bacterium region GTCATCAGGCCGTGCTTCGATGCACTCGCCACGCGTCAGCGCTTTGCTGCCCTTACGTGCCGCTATGAGCTTCTTAATATTGTCATATATCGCGTTGTTGTCTTTGGCGCCATAGAACGCTTCTTTGGCGATAGGGCCGCGGTTGATGTCTCTGCCGTCGAAGGAAGACAGGGATTCGATGTCGCCGCTGTCCATTATCTTTTTACGTACCTCGGCAGAAGCATAGGCGTATTCCCAGTTGTTCCTGGCACCAATCTCATCGCCATAATATATTATCGGCATTCCCGGTAGCGAAAGCAGCACAGCGAAGGCCTGCGAGATCCTTCTGGGATCATTGTCAAGGAAGTCGGCCATACGTCCTCCTATGCCGTACCCTTGGCGGAACGCTACGCCTTTGGGCGACAAGGCATCGTATAGAGCCTTACGTATTGGCGCTTCGGGCATCTCGAGCGACAGCTCGTCGTGTATCCGCAATAATGTCGCCCAAGAAGCATTCTCGGGGATCTCGGGAGTGTCGTTGTGAGTCTCCCAGAAGGCGCTGCTGTCGCCGGTGACGAGGGCATACCATACCGCCGGCATGTAAGGGAAATGGTAGGCCATCTGTACTTCGTCGGTGCGTGAAGAGCCTGGGCGTTCTTCGCCGAAGTACGGCAGGATGTCGTTGGGCCTCTGACATGCCTCGGCGAGTAACACCGATGACGGTGCGACGCTTTCGACGAAGGCATTGACAATCTTGACGACGTCGTGGGTCTTTGGGTGGTTTTCGCCGTTGTGGCCTTTCTCTTTGATGAAATATGCTATGGCGTCGAACCTGAAGATGTCTACGCCATTGTTGGCCCAGTGTCCCACGACGTCGAGCATATAGTACAAGACGTTAGGGTTTTTCCAGTTGACATCGAGCTGGAAAGGGTAAAACATATGGTATAGGTAGTAGTCGGCATCGTCGATGGTGACCTTTCTATACTGGCTTTCGCATATCTCCGGGAAAACAAGCCTACGCGAGGTGATGGTGCCGTCGTCTTCTTTGTAGTCGATGACATATCCGCGCTCTTCGTCAAAACGACGCTGGTATTTTGGGGCAGTCTTGGTGACGATGAAGTTGTCGAGCTTGGCGATGTCGCCGGCGAGGGCGTCTTGGAACCATTCGTGTTCTTCGGAGAGGTGGTTTAAAACGAGGTCGGCTTTGATCTTTATGCCACGCTTGTGCGCTGCGGCGGAAAACCTCTTAAACGCTGCCATGCCGCCAAGACTGTGGCGTACCTCTCTGGGGTTGCTGACGTCGAAGCCTACATCGCCCATGGGCGACTCCATAAAAGGCAGTATGTATATCACCGTGACGCCAAGGTCTTCGAGGTAGTCGAGCATGCCAATAAGGTCGTCGAAGGTTCATTCTCTGCCGTCGATGGTGCCGAACTGGTCGGCATAGAACATATACATCACCTCGTCTTTATGCCAGCCAGCAGGACGCTTCACTTCTTCTTCACGGAGCGCTGTGCTGCGCGAAGAAAGGACATTCTCCGCTATGGCCATGACGCCATCATAAACCTCGTCGCACTTGTCGCTGCCATAAACCGAGGCTATAGAGGTTTTGAGGGTGTTTTCGACATCAGAAGAAAAAGGCGACGCTATAAGTTGTGACCCAAAGAATAACATTGATACGATGACTATAATATTTTTTAACATAAACACCATCCGCGTTTTTTTTGTTTCCTAGCTGAATTGTTATGCTCTATTTGCTTTTTACGAAGGAGCTCTTCGTCAACAGTGTGGGTGGGGCGGGAATTTTTCGAAGAAGGCCGTTGCTATTATTTCTGTTGTTATTGCTGCTGCTGCTATTGTAAGAACAGCAGCGCCAATAGCAAGACAAAGACGTTTATTTCTTGCTCTGTTTAGGTGTCGGGATGATATGTTTTTGCGCGGTCTTCTGTAGCGTTTAGGTTGATATATGAATTGCTGAAACCCTTGTTTTTTTGTAGATTCTAATGACAAGCCAGGATTAAGGATATTGACAATGTAGATATCATCTCTACAGGAAACTACAGGGATCAAAGGTGTTGCTGATTGTTGCGGTGGTTGCGGTGCCGCTACTTTCATGATATATGCTCCAATGTTAGGGTTATATTGTCTGTTATTTCTGGATCTCCGAAAAACTGTATGGGGCCGGGATAGCGGTAGTCGTCGTTAGTGGCCCATTTTTTGCTCTCGGCTTTAAAGGTAGCGAAAAGATCTCCTTCGAGGTCGACGAGGGCTTTTTTTATTACTGCCTTAGACTGCCCGTGGCGCTTTTCGATGTTCATCATCATCGTTATCGGTATCCCTAGCGCCTTCCACTCTTCTACGGGCTTGTTGAGGGCTTGGATGCAGCTCATATACCCAGAAAAACCATGGGCGATAAGCGCTGAAGCATTATATCCTAAGGCGTAGCAGTAGTCGCTATCGAAGTTCGACGGCAACGCTGCACGACCTTCATACCCGAAGAAGTTATTTTGTGGAGAGAACTTCCCAACGTATTTTCCTGCTTCTTTTCTTTTGCTGAGCTCGGTGGTGACGGTGGCGATGAGAAGCTTCTCGGTCTCGATACGCGACACCTGGACATTTCCATGAGGATCGCGGTCGAAAAGAAGCTGCTCCTGGATGGTTCTCGGTAAAGAAGTAAAACATTCTTTTAAGTTTTCGGGAAGAAGGTTTATTACGGCGGCAATGCGGTCTTCTTCGTCGGAGATCCTGTCGACGACCTCATTGAGCTCTTTGATAAGAATACCAAACTCTGGGATGAATTCTATGAGCCCTTCAGGGATTAGAACGACGCCGTAGTTCTTACCTTCTTTGGCGCGAAGACAGATAACATCGCAGATGTCTTTGGTGACGTCGGCGATAGTTTTATTGGCAGCATGGACCTCTTCGCCGATGATCGCTATATTAGGATGCGTCTGCATGGCACACTCTAACGTGATATGCGAAGCAGAACGACCCATAAGCTTTATAAAGAAAGTATACTTCTGCGCAGAAAGAGCGTCGCGGGCAATGTTGCCGATAAGCTCGGAATATATCTTACAAGCCGTGTCGAAGCCGAAAGATGTCTCAATATATTTGTTTTTGAGGTCGCCGTCAATGGTCTTGGGAACACCGATAACACGAGTGCGACACTGCGAACTCTCGAAATACTCCGCAAGCATCGCGGCATTGGTGTTGGAATCATCACCACCAATAATAACAACACCGTCAAGAGAAAGGTCGCGGACCGTCTTCAGCGAAGACTCAAATTGCTCCTTCGTCTCGATCTTCGTGCGGCTCGACGCTATCATGTCAAAGCCTCCCTGGTTTCGGTAGCCTTCCAACAATTCGGCAGTGATCTCGATGGTATCGTTGTCGATGATCCCGTTAGGGCCTTTTAAAAAGCCATACAAGACGCTGTCGGGGTTTAACGCCTTCAAAGCATCAAAGATGCCTGCGATGACATTATGGCCGCCAGAAGCCTGCCCGCCGGAAAGAAGGACGCCTACACGTAAAGGAGGGCATTCCCTACGCTCTCCTTTATTGAAAAGCACTAGCGGCTGCCCAAAAGTACATGCAAATAAATTCTTTAAAGCCTCGACATTGGCAGCAGCACTAGTAGATTCGCCCTCCGAATGCTCGAGATATGAGACCTCCTGCAAAATTAATGGAAGCTTAGGAGCGTAGCTTAGTCGTGCCTGATGTAAAGGACTTTTTGACATAATAATACCTTTAACCCTTGATTGTGACCTATCTTTTCTTTAGCGCCATAGAGTTAGGTAAGATGGCTCAGTGCGCGACAAGCGAATAGTTGAAACTATTCGCGAGGAACAAAATGAGCCAGATTGCCTGACACTATGGAGGATAAAGAAAATAGGTCTATTGTTCATGTTGTTAAATTATGAATTTAATATTCACAACTATATAATTTTCAAGTTTTTATATTTATCATTTTTCTTGCTATTTCCTGCGACGCCTTTTTCTGTTTAGCTTCACCATATGTCTTTTTGCAGCAGCACATCTGCTTTGATTCTATCCTCGCGAATGTTTTAACATTCGCTCGTCTTTCATCTTCGCACCTGTACCACTGCAAAAAACCTATGGCAAAGGATAGGTCGCAATCACGGGTTTTATTTGAGTTTTTCTGCTGTTACCTAAAATATTTGCCAAAAAAGAAGATTTACCGCAAGAGAAAAGAGAGGCATCAATAGCGTTGAGATGCTATATTTCCCTTATCATAAAGGCGTTACGGAGGCATAAAAAAACGTAGAGAAAAAGCTCTCAAAAGATAGCAAAAAAGACGTTAAAAACCTTGAGAAATGTGATGGTTTTAGGTATACTATACCTTCTTAATAAGGAGCATTAAATAAATGCGAAAAACTGGTCGACGTACATATAAGGGCATTGGTCGACGTACGCCTCGGGGCTATGATGGTATACATACAACAAGCCATAGACTCGGAGAGGTTCTGCCGCTCGTCCTAAAAAGAATAGGAAGGTCATATGAAAGCCGTGGTGATCTCATCATTATGGCATGGCCAGAGGTTATCGGCGAAAAGCTCGCAGCAATGACAAAAGCAGTAGAATTCGAAGACGGGAAACTCTTCGTAAAGGTAAAGAACTCTACGCTTTACAGTCTCCTCAACAGAGAATATAAGTCCAGACTCCTCAAAAGCTTGCGTGACAAGTTCCCAGGAACCAATATCAAAACCATAATTTTCCGTATTAACTAAGAGGCGGCCACTGTGATTATAGAACAAGAAAAACAAGAGAAGGAAACTATGGAAGAAGGAAAACACTACGAATCAAGCGATATCACCGTCCTTGAAGGACTTCAAGCCGTACGGGAAAGACCAGGGATGTATATCGGCGATACAGGCCTCAACGGCCTTCATCACCTAGTCACCGAAGTCGTTGACAACTGCATCGATGAAGCTATGGCAGGACACTGCTCCGCGATACATGTTACCCTACATAAAGACCAGTCAGTCACAGTAGAAGATAACGGACGCGGTATTCCCGTAGCGAAGCATGTAGAGCAGTCGCGTAAGCAGGGGAAAGACGTCTCCGCTTTGGAAGTCGTGATGACGATACTACACGCCGGAGGTAAGTTCGATAAAAGCGCTTACAAGGTGTCAGGAGGCCTCCACGGAGTAGGAATTTCTTGTGTAAACGCATTGTCAGAACGACTCGAAGTCTCCGTCGCTCGCGACGGAAAAAAACACCGCATGGAGTTCGAACGCGGCATCCCAACAGGCACCATCGAAGAAATTGGCGATACTGAGAAACGCGGCACTAAGGTAACATTCTGGGCAGACCCCGAGATTTTCGATGTCGTAGATTTCGAATACGAACGCCTCGTTAAGAGACTCCGTGAGCTTGCCTTCCTAAACAAAGGAATCAACGTATATTTCCGTGACGAACGCGATATCGATAAAGAAGATGTGCAGTTCTGCTACGAAGGCGGCCTTAAATCATTCGTTTCATACCTCAACGAGCATAAAGAGCCGATGTTCCCAGAACCGATATATTTCCATGGCGTAAAAGATGGCGATGACGGCCCTATAGAAGTAGAAGTAGCTATGCAATGGAACGGAGGCTTCAAAGAGCTTGTCCATTCGTATGTAAATAACATCGTTACAGGACACGGAGGCACACACCTGACAGGGTTCTCGACGGCATTGACGCGTGTCCTAAACACATATATCAAGAACAATAACATCCTCAGAAATGATAAGATGGCGATCTCCGGCGACGATATGCGCGAAGGCCTTACAGCAGTGATCTCAGCAAAAGTGGCAAACCCGCAGTTCGAAGGACAGACGAAGCAGCGCCTCGGTAACGCCGATGTAGGCTCTATAGTACAGCAGATCGTCGGTGAAGAGCTAAACGTATACCTCGGCGAAAACCCCGCTATAGCGAAAACGATAGCGCAGAAATCAATACTAGCAGCGCGAGCGCGTGAGGCAGCGAAAAAAGCTCGAGACCTCACACTAAGGAAGAGCGTCCTCGACAGCGCAAGACTTCCAGGAAAACTTACCGACTGTCAAGAACGCGACCCGGCAAAATGTGAGATATATATCGTCGAAGGGGACTCAGCAGGAGGCTCAGCGAAGATGGGCAGAGACCGACGCTTCCAAGCGATACTCCCAATACGCGGTAAGATAATAAACGTCGAAAAAGCACGATTAGAGAAAGTCCTAAAAAACCGTGAAGTTGGGACGATGATATCAGCACTAGGATGCGGTATCGGAGCAGAAAATTTCAACCTCGAAAAATTGCGATATCATAAAGTAATAATAATGACAGATGCCGATGTCGATGGCTCGCATATAAGAACGCTCCTCCTTACTTTCTTCTACAGACATATGACCTCCCTAGTAGAAAATAACTACATATATATCGCACAACCACCACTATACTGCGTTACAAGGAAAAAACATAAACGCTATATCGCATCAGAACGTGAGATGGATGACTACCTACTAGAGCTAGGACGCTCAGATATCACACTAAAAAAGGTCTCCGATGGCACCACAATCGATAAAGAAGAGGTCGGACACCTCGTATCTCTTATCCTCGACATCGAAGCTTTGATAGCGACAGTAGAGCGTAAAGGCGTGCCCTTCAGGGAATTCCTCGCAGCGAAAAGCGATGTAGGGGCGTTGGCGCGTTTCCAGGTGACACTAGGAGAAGAAAAAAGATTCGTATATACCGATAAAGAGTTCGAGAACCTCGCTGTAGAACACGAAGAAAAACAGCGCCGCGATTATGAAGAACATCTGCAGAAAATACCTCCCGAAGAAATCACTGAAGAAGATAAACTCTTTAGACCAAGAGCACTGCCTTGTACAGAGCTCTTCGAAGAGAAAGCTATGGAAAATATACGCCACGGACTAGCACGTTTTAATATAGACCTCGAAAATTATATCACCCCTAATGGCGGCCTGTACGATATCGTCGAAGATAAAGGCGAGAAGACGAAAATATATATCCTAAAAGAGCTTATCGACTTCATGCGCGTAAATGGAAGACGCGGCATAGAAATACAACGTTATAAAGGTCTAGGTGAAATGAACGCTGACCAGCTGTGGGAGACGACGATGGACCCAGAAAAACGTACGCTTTTACGCGTCACCGTTCCCGATGCCGTAGACGCCGACCATATGTTCACAATGCTTATGGGCGAAGAAGTAGCACCACGACGAGGGTTTATAGAGAAATACGCCCTTTCTGTTAAGAATTTAGACGTATAAAAAAAGGAATTTTATTGTTATGACCGACTACACAAAAGATGAGTCGATATTGCTTCGTAATGTCGAAGACGAAGTTAAAGAAAGCTACCTGCGATATTCGATGTCAGTGATAATATCACGAGCATTACCAGATGCTCGCGATGGGCTTAAACCTTCACAGCGTAGAATACTATACGCTATGAGACAGCTGAACCTGTCGCCAGGAGGCAAACACCGTAAATGCGCAAAGATCTCCGGTGATACTTCAGGAGACTACCACCCACACGGTGAGCAGGTGATATACCCAACACTAGTAAGGATGTCGCAAGACTGGATAATGCGGTATACCCTCGTCGATGGACAGGGAAATTTCGGCTCTATCGACGGTGACCCTCCAGCAGCAATGCGTTATACAGAAGCGAAACTAACACACGCCGCAATGAACCTTATGGAAGATCTCGACAAAGATACCGTCGATATGATCCCTAACTACGACGAAACAAAAAAAGAACCCGTAGTGTTTCCAGCAAAATTTCCTAACCTCCTTTGTAATGGATCCTCAGGGATAGCAGTAGGGATGGCGACGAATATCCCTCCACATAATCTACGAGAACTCGTAGAAGCGACAATGCTCGTCCTCGAGAACCCGCTAACCACCGTCGACGATATCCTTAAAGTAATGCCAGGACCAGACTTCCCAACAGGAGGGACGATATGCGGCTTTAAAGGAATATACGATGCCTTCAGCACCGGAAGAGGGAAACTCGTCATCCGCGCAGTAACGCATATCGAAGATATCGCAGGGCCAGGAGAACGACAGCGTATCGTCGTCGATGAGCTGCCGTACAACGTCAACAAATCACGACTAATAGAACATATCGCCGACCTCATCAACGGAAAAGAGATAACAGGAATCTCTGACCTCCGCGATGAGAGCGACAAAGACGGAATGCGTATCGTCGTAGACCTAAAACGTGGAGAGATAACAGACGTCATAGTAAACCAGCTGTTTAAACATACAGAGATGCAATCGTCTTTCGGATGTAACATGCTAGCACTAGATAAAGGCCTCCCAAGGACGATGAACGTCAAGCAGATGATATCATCGTGGATAGAACACCGCATCGAAGTGATACGACGCAGGACGCGCTACGAGCTAAATAAAGCAGAATCCCGAGCGCATATCTTAGAAGGATACCTCAAAGCCATCGATAGCCTCGACGAGGTTGTGAGGATAATACGCTCCAGCGCAAACCGTCTAGAAGCAAAAAACGAGCTAGTAGAACGCTTCGAGTTCACAGAAAGACAGGTAAACGCCGTCCTAGACCTGCGCCTATACCAGCTCACAGGCATGGAAAGTGAGAAAATCCAAGACGAATACGACCAGCTTGTCATAACAATACAAAACCTTAAAGATATCCTCTCCAGTGAAGGCCTCGTAAAAGATATCATAAGAGAAGAGCTGCAAGCTGTACAAAAAGGACATAAAGGCGAGCGTAAGACGCAGATCGTCGCGGCAGAAACCGATATGGAGATGGAAGATCTCATCGCTAACGAGCCAGTAGTAATAACAATATCACAGGACGACTACATAAAACGTATGCCCGTCGATACCTTCCGTGAACAACGCCGCGGAGGACAGGGGATAGCAGGGATGCAGATGCATCGCAATGACGACATAATAAAAAGACTGTACGTAGCACATACTCACGACTACCTACTTGTATTTACCTCCCTAGGACGCTGCTACTGGATTAAAGTGTGGAGAATTCCCGAAACAGGACGTAAATCAAAAGGTAAAGCGCTAGTGAACCTACTCGGTGATATGCAGCCCGATGAACACGTCGCCGCTGTAGTGCGCGTGAGTTCTTTCGACGAAGAGGCTTCAATATTTACCACCACACGAAATGGTATAGTGAAAAAGACCGCACTAGAAGCTTTCAGTCACCCACGACGTAAAGGAGTATACGCCGTGACTATCGACGAAGGCGACGAAGTTATCTCTGTACGTATGGTTAGCGAAGACCAGAAAATTATGCTCTTCACAAAGAAAGGTATGGCAGTACGCTTCAACGAAAAGAAAGTTAGAAGCATGGGACGTACCGCACGAGGCGTTAGAGGGATAACATTGCGCGACGACAAAGAAAACCCCGACGAAGTTGTTACATGCCAAGTCGTCGACGGCGACGAGACGATGTTCACAATATGTGAGAACGGCTTTGGAAAACGCTCGCGCGTAGAAGACTTCCGTGAGACAAACCGTGGAGGAATAGGCGTAAGATCGATAATAACTAGCGAACGTAACGGCGCAGTAATAGGAGCGCTTCCAGTTACTGACGATAATGGTATCATAATGATGTCGTCAGGAGGACAGACGATACGTATCCCCGTAGAAGGTATGCGTGTACAAGGACGTAACACACAAGGCGTCAAACTCGTAAACCTCAAAAAGAAAGACACTCTCGTCGCTATGCAGAAAGTCGAAAGCTTCAAAGACGAAGACGACAACGACGAAGACTGCGAAGAAGAAAATTTCCTCCCAGTAACACCAACAGAAGACTCTATCGGAGAAGAAATCATCGAAACAGAAGAGGTCATCGAAACAGAAGAAGTCGTTGAGGCTATAGAAGCACCAGAACAAGACATCGAGGAAGAAGAACACGAGGAATAAAAAATGTTTATCACTTTCGAAGGCGGAGAAGGGTCGGGGAAATCGACAGCAATAGAACGCTTGGCATTAGAGCTGCAAAAACGGAACCTCCCTATAGTAATAACGCGCGAGCCAGGAGGCTCTAAGCTTAGCGAAGTGATACGACAGTGGCTTCTCAGCAACGAAACCGATGCCGCCGTCGGCGACCGCGCAGAACTCCTCCTTTTCCTAGCAGCACGAGCACAACACGTCGAAGAACTAATAAAACCCGCCATCAACGACGGAAAAATAGTGCTGTGCGACAGGTTCAACGACTCGTCAATAGCATACCAAGGACACGCCAGAGGCTTCGGCGCCGAAGAAGTCGAGACACTATGTTCCTTCGCATGCGATAACATATGGCCAGAACTAACATTTTTCTTCGACATCGATCCCAAAATTGGCCTCGCAAGACTCGATGGTAACGACCGCATAGAATCCGAAGATATCGACTTCCACAACACCGTAAGAGAAGGATTCCTCGCACAGGCAAAAAAATATCCAGAACGCTACTGTATAATCGACGCAACACAAACAAAAGATGGCGTATATAACGACGTCCTCACAGCTTTCGAGCAAAAATATTCATGAAAGACCTCATCGGCAACGACATAGCAAAAAAATGCCTGCAACGCATGGTAGAAGGCGGAACAATAGGGAATTCACTCTTGTTCGCAGGGAATGAAGGCGTAGGGAAAACACTCTTCGCCATAGCAATGGCGAAGATGATACTGTCGCAAGGAAAGAACGCTGAAAGCAACGTAAAAAAGATATCCTCCGGAAACCACCCCGATATACATATCTACAAACCCGAAGGCAAACTCGCACTCCATAGCATCGAAAGCATGAGGATGTTTATCGAAGAAGTAAACCTTCCACCATACGAAGCCGATAAAAAAATCTTCATAATAGTAGACGCCGATAGGATGCTGACATTCAGCGCTAACGCACTGCTAAAAACTTTCGAAGAACCTACCCTCGACGCAATAATAATCCTAGTAACAGATAACCCCGACGCTCTCCTCCCAACAATACTATCGAGATGTAAAAAGATAACTTTCCACGCCCTTAAAGAAGAAGAAATACAGAAAATCCTAGAAAATAACCACGGATGCTCACAAGATGAAGCACAGCACCTGGCATGGCAGGCACGAGGATCAATAGGACGAGCACTCCGAATAAAAAACTCCGGCGACAATACCGCAAGAAAAGCACTATACAATATACTAGAAAAAGGACATTACAAAAGCTACAACGACCTCAACAGCGACGTCATAACGATGACGAAAACTATCGAAG contains the following coding sequences:
- a CDS encoding diphosphate--fructose-6-phosphate 1-phosphotransferase, producing MSKSPLHQARLSYAPKLPLILQEVSYLEHSEGESTSAAANVEALKNLFACTFGQPLVLFNKGERRECPPLRVGVLLSGGQASGGHNVIAGIFDALKALNPDSVLYGFLKGPNGIIDNDTIEITAELLEGYRNQGGFDMIASSRTKIETKEQFESSLKTVRDLSLDGVVIIGGDDSNTNAAMLAEYFESSQCRTRVIGVPKTIDGDLKNKYIETSFGFDTACKIYSELIGNIARDALSAQKYTFFIKLMGRSASHITLECAMQTHPNIAIIGEEVHAANKTIADVTKDICDVICLRAKEGKNYGVVLIPEGLIEFIPEFGILIKELNEVVDRISDEEDRIAAVINLLPENLKECFTSLPRTIQEQLLFDRDPHGNVQVSRIETEKLLIATVTTELSKRKEAGKYVGKFSPQNNFFGYEGRAALPSNFDSDYCYALGYNASALIAHGFSGYMSCIQALNKPVEEWKALGIPITMMMNIEKRHGQSKAVIKKALVDLEGDLFATFKAESKKWATNDDYRYPGPIQFFGDPEITDNITLTLEHIS
- a CDS encoding DUF721 domain-containing protein, with the translated sequence MRKTGRRTYKGIGRRTPRGYDGIHTTSHRLGEVLPLVLKRIGRSYESRGDLIIMAWPEVIGEKLAAMTKAVEFEDGKLFVKVKNSTLYSLLNREYKSRLLKSLRDKFPGTNIKTIIFRIN
- the gyrB gene encoding DNA topoisomerase (ATP-hydrolyzing) subunit B; this translates as MEEGKHYESSDITVLEGLQAVRERPGMYIGDTGLNGLHHLVTEVVDNCIDEAMAGHCSAIHVTLHKDQSVTVEDNGRGIPVAKHVEQSRKQGKDVSALEVVMTILHAGGKFDKSAYKVSGGLHGVGISCVNALSERLEVSVARDGKKHRMEFERGIPTGTIEEIGDTEKRGTKVTFWADPEIFDVVDFEYERLVKRLRELAFLNKGINVYFRDERDIDKEDVQFCYEGGLKSFVSYLNEHKEPMFPEPIYFHGVKDGDDGPIEVEVAMQWNGGFKELVHSYVNNIVTGHGGTHLTGFSTALTRVLNTYIKNNNILRNDKMAISGDDMREGLTAVISAKVANPQFEGQTKQRLGNADVGSIVQQIVGEELNVYLGENPAIAKTIAQKSILAARAREAAKKARDLTLRKSVLDSARLPGKLTDCQERDPAKCEIYIVEGDSAGGSAKMGRDRRFQAILPIRGKIINVEKARLEKVLKNREVGTMISALGCGIGAENFNLEKLRYHKVIIMTDADVDGSHIRTLLLTFFYRHMTSLVENNYIYIAQPPLYCVTRKKHKRYIASEREMDDYLLELGRSDITLKKVSDGTTIDKEEVGHLVSLILDIEALIATVERKGVPFREFLAAKSDVGALARFQVTLGEEKRFVYTDKEFENLAVEHEEKQRRDYEEHLQKIPPEEITEEDKLFRPRALPCTELFEEKAMENIRHGLARFNIDLENYITPNGGLYDIVEDKGEKTKIYILKELIDFMRVNGRRGIEIQRYKGLGEMNADQLWETTMDPEKRTLLRVTVPDAVDADHMFTMLMGEEVAPRRGFIEKYALSVKNLDV
- the gyrA gene encoding DNA topoisomerase (ATP-hydrolyzing) subunit A codes for the protein MTDYTKDESILLRNVEDEVKESYLRYSMSVIISRALPDARDGLKPSQRRILYAMRQLNLSPGGKHRKCAKISGDTSGDYHPHGEQVIYPTLVRMSQDWIMRYTLVDGQGNFGSIDGDPPAAMRYTEAKLTHAAMNLMEDLDKDTVDMIPNYDETKKEPVVFPAKFPNLLCNGSSGIAVGMATNIPPHNLRELVEATMLVLENPLTTVDDILKVMPGPDFPTGGTICGFKGIYDAFSTGRGKLVIRAVTHIEDIAGPGERQRIVVDELPYNVNKSRLIEHIADLINGKEITGISDLRDESDKDGMRIVVDLKRGEITDVIVNQLFKHTEMQSSFGCNMLALDKGLPRTMNVKQMISSWIEHRIEVIRRRTRYELNKAESRAHILEGYLKAIDSLDEVVRIIRSSANRLEAKNELVERFEFTERQVNAVLDLRLYQLTGMESEKIQDEYDQLVITIQNLKDILSSEGLVKDIIREELQAVQKGHKGERKTQIVAAETDMEMEDLIANEPVVITISQDDYIKRMPVDTFREQRRGGQGIAGMQMHRNDDIIKRLYVAHTHDYLLVFTSLGRCYWIKVWRIPETGRKSKGKALVNLLGDMQPDEHVAAVVRVSSFDEEASIFTTTRNGIVKKTALEAFSHPRRKGVYAVTIDEGDEVISVRMVSEDQKIMLFTKKGMAVRFNEKKVRSMGRTARGVRGITLRDDKENPDEVVTCQVVDGDETMFTICENGFGKRSRVEDFRETNRGGIGVRSIITSERNGAVIGALPVTDDNGIIMMSSGGQTIRIPVEGMRVQGRNTQGVKLVNLKKKDTLVAMQKVESFKDEDDNDEDCEEENFLPVTPTEDSIGEEIIETEEVIETEEVVEAIEAPEQDIEEEEHEE
- a CDS encoding dTMP kinase, producing the protein MFITFEGGEGSGKSTAIERLALELQKRNLPIVITREPGGSKLSEVIRQWLLSNETDAAVGDRAELLLFLAARAQHVEELIKPAINDGKIVLCDRFNDSSIAYQGHARGFGAEEVETLCSFACDNIWPELTFFFDIDPKIGLARLDGNDRIESEDIDFHNTVREGFLAQAKKYPERYCIIDATQTKDGVYNDVLTAFEQKYS
- a CDS encoding AAA family ATPase — encoded protein: MKDLIGNDIAKKCLQRMVEGGTIGNSLLFAGNEGVGKTLFAIAMAKMILSQGKNAESNVKKISSGNHPDIHIYKPEGKLALHSIESMRMFIEEVNLPPYEADKKIFIIVDADRMLTFSANALLKTFEEPTLDAIIILVTDNPDALLPTILSRCKKITFHALKEEEIQKILENNHGCSQDEAQHLAWQARGSIGRALRIKNSGDNTARKALYNILEKGHYKSYNDLNSDVITMTKTIEDKQKKLLEEVRSEHALTGNKDLTAIQKQAVQKEIEGAASVQSIRETTALLEDILTWYRDLHLLALDGDTTLLFHRDKEQQLRNTLEITTPPPLEYLQKIISETKLALARSLKPAAAFENLFLVLRAPRP